A region from the Desulfomarina profundi genome encodes:
- a CDS encoding methylated-DNA--[protein]-cysteine S-methyltransferase has product MKQYCYHDSPIGTLLLIGKNGVLEKLHFPRSARNITIEHNWQEDCKSFLPVTDQLTAYFAGSLQTFTVQMHLEGTPFQQRVWKELRKIPYGKTASYGEIARRIGNPKACRAVGGANNKNPIPIIIPCHRVIGHDGSMAGFGGGLDLKKTLLQLEKAPVVSA; this is encoded by the coding sequence GTGAAACAGTATTGCTATCATGATTCACCCATCGGCACCCTGCTTCTTATCGGCAAAAACGGGGTTCTGGAAAAACTGCATTTTCCCCGCTCAGCCCGAAATATAACAATCGAACACAACTGGCAGGAAGACTGTAAATCCTTTTTACCCGTAACAGACCAGTTGACTGCCTACTTTGCAGGCAGTCTCCAGACATTTACTGTACAAATGCACCTTGAGGGTACTCCGTTTCAGCAACGGGTGTGGAAGGAACTCAGAAAAATCCCTTATGGCAAAACCGCCAGCTACGGTGAAATAGCCAGGCGAATCGGCAACCCGAAAGCCTGCAGGGCCGTTGGTGGTGCCAATAACAAAAATCCCATTCCCATTATCATTCCCTGCCATCGGGTCATCGGCCATGATGGTTCCATGGCTGGATTCGGCGGCGGCCTTGATTTGAAAAAAACCCTGCTCCAACTTGAAAAAGCACCTGTAGTATCAGCCTGA
- a CDS encoding sialidase family protein translates to MKPHRFKHLILSVLILFFLSSTGSATEVSTPDPVKDAIWTWADRSEDQYAIFLSRQNGTEWEKPVKISNNEALNVVPSVTRTANGNLWVVWSAFDGQQSFLLYKRFTDNEWTEETTYYTGLSSNTAPSVIVDNSGKIWLVWAGFDGISDEIFYATWNGTEFSPGVSITSNTIPDILPVIGFNQETNSLWIKWKQFRKDGYISYSSSWTGTEWSEPKPVSPEPESMTPIKKIIFRTAVEGVESTTVSSENQQEIEIPSFIASPESASIHIPGYEIQSLPVREMDIIAD, encoded by the coding sequence ATGAAACCACACCGTTTCAAGCATTTGATTCTCTCTGTTCTGATTCTTTTTTTCCTGTCTTCAACCGGCAGTGCAACGGAAGTTTCAACCCCAGACCCGGTAAAGGATGCGATCTGGACATGGGCCGACAGGTCTGAAGATCAGTACGCCATATTTCTCTCAAGACAGAACGGAACTGAATGGGAAAAGCCGGTCAAAATTTCCAATAATGAAGCCTTGAATGTTGTTCCCTCTGTCACCAGAACAGCAAATGGAAACCTCTGGGTAGTATGGTCGGCTTTTGACGGACAGCAATCATTTCTACTGTATAAAAGATTTACAGATAACGAATGGACTGAAGAAACGACCTATTACACTGGCTTGAGTTCAAACACAGCCCCATCAGTCATCGTTGACAATTCCGGAAAAATCTGGCTGGTATGGGCAGGATTTGACGGCATCAGTGATGAAATCTTCTATGCCACCTGGAATGGAACCGAATTCAGTCCGGGAGTATCAATCACCTCCAATACTATTCCGGACATCCTTCCCGTTATCGGATTTAACCAAGAGACCAATTCCCTGTGGATTAAATGGAAACAATTCAGAAAAGACGGCTACATCTCCTACTCCAGCAGCTGGACCGGAACTGAATGGAGTGAACCGAAACCTGTCTCGCCTGAACCTGAATCCATGACACCAATTAAAAAAATTATTTTCAGGACAGCAGTAGAAGGCGTTGAGTCGACAACAGTTTCGTCAGAAAACCAGCAGGAGATTGAGATTCCTTCTTTTATTGCAAGTCCAGAATCGGCCTCCATTCACATCCCCGGATACGAAATCCAATCTCTCCCCGTAAGAGAAATGGATATTATTGCTGATTAA
- a CDS encoding DUF3465 domain-containing protein → MNKKPLLLFLILLMFFLGNIFTRNNKDSPVTAPSSTILAAWNNHTDNIQVSGSGRVIKLLPDDNRGTRHQKFIVRIDKDLTVLVAHNIDLAPRVKGLKKGDTISFYGEYEWNQKGGVIHWTHRDPGRKHPDGWLQHNGKKYR, encoded by the coding sequence ATGAACAAAAAACCCCTTCTCCTTTTTCTCATTCTGCTCATGTTTTTCCTGGGGAATATTTTCACCAGGAACAATAAAGACTCTCCTGTCACCGCACCGTCTTCCACAATACTGGCAGCATGGAATAATCACACCGATAATATTCAAGTCAGCGGCAGTGGCAGGGTCATCAAACTGCTCCCGGATGACAACCGGGGAACAAGACATCAGAAATTCATTGTGAGAATAGACAAGGACCTGACCGTACTCGTTGCCCATAATATTGATCTTGCACCCCGTGTAAAAGGATTGAAGAAAGGTGATACCATCTCCTTTTACGGTGAATATGAATGGAATCAAAAGGGTGGTGTCATTCATTGGACCCACCGAGACCCTGGGAGAAAGCACCCGGATGGCTGGCTGCAACATAACGGAAAGAAGTACCGGTGA
- a CDS encoding deoxyguanosinetriphosphate triphosphohydrolase, translating to MSFIPVIGRSIKKQLEEREENILSPFAALNKNSSGRQVEEEEDMCDIRLPFQRDRDRITHSKTFRRLKHKTQVFLAPTGDHYRTRLTHVLEVSQIARTIASALCLNEPLTEAIALGHDLGHTPFGHAGEATLNELHPGGFRHYVHSLRVVDFLENDGKGLNLTFEVRNGIVRHSKGRADILPKQKSETAVTLEGQVVRLADIIAYVNHDLDDALRAGILTEGDLPVRIKNIVGDRHSKRIEAMVRDLIVETLTADDGDLHISDTMLEAISDLRTFLYDNVYTYYKVHAEFEKARRIIRDLYNYFMENGIVRIRGGRIEKNANGEWLDEKDAHRRVCDYIAGMTDRYALSVYETIFLPEPWSVK from the coding sequence ATGTCATTTATACCAGTGATAGGGAGATCAATAAAAAAACAATTGGAAGAAAGAGAAGAAAACATACTTTCTCCTTTTGCAGCACTGAATAAGAACTCCTCAGGCCGTCAAGTCGAGGAGGAAGAGGATATGTGCGATATCCGTCTGCCCTTTCAGCGGGATCGGGATCGAATAACCCATTCAAAGACCTTCAGGCGACTGAAACACAAGACCCAGGTATTTCTTGCTCCTACGGGAGACCACTACCGGACGAGGTTGACTCATGTCCTTGAGGTATCACAGATTGCCAGAACTATCGCTTCCGCCCTCTGCCTCAATGAACCTTTGACCGAGGCCATTGCCCTGGGGCATGATCTGGGGCATACACCCTTTGGTCATGCTGGAGAGGCAACTCTGAATGAACTGCATCCGGGAGGTTTTCGTCACTATGTTCACAGTCTTCGGGTTGTTGATTTTCTGGAAAATGATGGCAAGGGATTGAATCTTACCTTTGAAGTTCGTAACGGTATTGTTCGACATTCCAAGGGGAGGGCCGATATCCTGCCGAAACAGAAATCGGAAACAGCGGTGACACTGGAGGGACAGGTCGTCAGGCTTGCGGATATTATCGCTTATGTAAACCATGACCTGGATGATGCTCTTCGTGCAGGAATTCTTACAGAGGGGGATCTTCCTGTCAGAATAAAAAACATTGTCGGGGACAGGCATTCCAAAAGGATAGAGGCAATGGTCCGTGATCTGATTGTTGAGACACTCACTGCCGATGACGGTGACCTGCATATCAGTGATACCATGCTGGAAGCCATTTCAGATCTGCGCACTTTTCTCTATGATAATGTGTATACCTATTACAAGGTACATGCCGAGTTCGAAAAGGCCCGACGTATTATCCGCGACCTGTATAATTATTTTATGGAGAATGGGATTGTTCGGATACGTGGTGGACGGATTGAAAAAAATGCAAACGGAGAATGGCTGGACGAAAAAGATGCCCACCGCAGGGTATGCGATTATATTGCCGGTATGACTGATCGCTATGCGTTGTCTGTTTATGAAACGATTTTTCTGCCCGAGCCGTGGAGTGTGAAGTAA
- a CDS encoding SGNH/GDSL hydrolase family protein, translating into MNTKLLFCLITLTLSSISCLTTASNSATIIAFGDSITAGHSSRSGGYPPKLSSLLNENNKPSIVINKGVSGEKTLAGVGRIGRVLAGTPSNLILIMEGTNDIRGGLSLETTRHNLESMINQSKAAGVTPILATLTPSDRNGSATVIPNYWNPMIKNLASSTSIPLADQYAAILPTWGSSNADGLHPNDTGYWTVARTWYGVIAPMISSTGEVNADSSGGGGSSGPCFIATAAFGSPVEKHVILLKEFRDNFLLTNAPGKLFVKTYYALSPPVAHFISQHENVKRVIRILLYPLIGLSYVLLKLNLTAQLFIAVMLAGGLGFSMLFLKRKNLTVQ; encoded by the coding sequence ATGAATACAAAATTACTCTTCTGCCTCATTACACTGACTCTGTCATCCATCTCCTGCTTGACAACTGCCAGCAACAGTGCAACCATCATTGCCTTCGGGGACTCCATCACCGCCGGTCACAGCAGCCGTTCCGGCGGATATCCTCCCAAACTCAGCAGCCTGCTGAACGAAAACAATAAACCTTCCATAGTCATCAACAAAGGTGTTTCCGGGGAAAAAACATTGGCGGGTGTCGGTAGAATAGGCAGAGTTTTGGCAGGCACACCATCCAATCTCATTCTGATCATGGAAGGCACAAACGATATTCGAGGCGGCCTCTCGCTGGAAACGACAAGACACAACCTTGAATCCATGATTAATCAGAGCAAGGCTGCCGGAGTAACTCCGATACTTGCCACCCTGACCCCCAGTGACAGAAACGGATCAGCTACGGTCATCCCCAATTACTGGAATCCCATGATAAAAAATCTTGCTTCCAGTACAAGTATCCCTCTTGCCGATCAATATGCGGCAATTCTTCCCACGTGGGGTTCATCGAATGCCGACGGACTTCATCCCAATGACACCGGCTACTGGACTGTTGCCAGAACCTGGTACGGCGTTATCGCTCCCATGATTTCTTCCACCGGAGAGGTCAATGCTGACAGCAGTGGAGGGGGCGGCAGCTCCGGCCCCTGCTTTATCGCCACGGCAGCTTTTGGTTCACCGGTAGAAAAGCATGTCATTCTGCTGAAAGAGTTCAGGGATAATTTTCTCCTGACAAATGCCCCTGGAAAACTCTTTGTTAAAACCTATTATGCTCTCTCCCCGCCGGTAGCACATTTTATCAGTCAACATGAGAATGTAAAACGGGTTATAAGGATATTGCTCTACCCTCTGATAGGATTGAGTTATGTTCTGCTCAAACTTAATCTGACAGCGCAGCTTTTCATCGCAGTCATGCTTGCAGGAGGACTGGGATTCTCGATGCTCTTTCTGAAACGGAAAAACCTTACAGTACAGTAA